ACACCTCCGACGGCACGGGCCTGCACCACCTGGTGTTCGAAGTGGTGGACAACTCCATCGACGAAGCGCTCGCGGGCCATTGCGACGACATCGTCGTCACGATCCACAGCGACAACTCCATCTCCGTCACCGACAACGGCCGCGGCATCCCGACCGGCGTGAAGATGGACGACAAGCACGAGCCCAAGCGCTCGGCCGCCGAAATCGCGCTCACCGAGCTGCACGCCGGCGGCAAGTTCAACCAGAACAGCTACAAGGTCTCGGGCGGCCTGCACGGCGTGGGCGTGTCCTGCGTGAACGCGCTGAGCGTGAAGCTGCGCCTGATCGTGCGCCGCGAAGGCAAGATCCACGAGCTCGAATTCAGCCGCGGCTTCGTGCAGAACCGCCTCTTGGAGACGGTGAACGGCTTCGAGGTCTCGCCCATGAAGATCATCGGCGACACCGACAAGCGCGGCACCGAAGTGCACTTCCTGCCCGACACGGAAATCTTCAAGGAAAACAACGATTTCCACTACGAGATCCTCTCCAAGCGCCTGCGCGAGCTGAGCTTCCTGAACAACGGCGTGCGCATCCGCCTCCTGGATGAGCGCACCGGCAAGGAAGACGACTTCTCGGGTGCCGGCGGCGTGCGCGGCTTCGTGGAATTCATCAACAAGGGCAAGACCGTCCTGCATCCGAACTCGTTCTATGCAGCGGGCGAGAAGCCGGCCGACACCTACGGCGGCATCCCCGGCACGCACATCGGCGTGGAAGTGGCGATGCAGTGGAACAGCGGCTACAACGAGCAGGTGCTGTGCTTCACCAACAACATCCCGCAGCGTGACGGCGGCACCCACCTCACCGGCCTGCGCGCCGCGATGACCCGGGTCATCAACAAGTACATCGAAGAGAACGAATTCGCGAAAAAGGCGAAGGTCGAGGTCACCGGCGACGACATGCGCGAAGGCCTGTGCTGCGTGCTGAGCGTGAAGGTGCCAGAGCCCAAGTTCTCCAGCCAGACCAAGGACAAGCTGGTCTCCAGCGAAGTGCGCGCGCCGGTGGAAGACATCGTCGGCCGCCTGCTGACCGACTACCTGCAGGAGCGTCCGAACGACGCCAAGATCATCTGCGGCAAGATCGTCGAGGCCGCCCGTGCCCGCGAAGCCGCCCGCAAGGCCCGCGAAATGACGCGCCGCAAGGGCGTGCTCGACGGCATGGGCCTGCCCGGCAAGCTGGCCGACTGCCAAGAGAAGGATCCCGCCTTGTGCGAGGTCTACCTGGTGGAGGGCGACTCCGCCGGCGGCTCCGCCAAGCAGGGCCGCGACCGGAAGTTCCAGGCCATCCTGCCGCTGCGCGGCAAGATCCTGAACGTGGAGAAGGCACGCTACGAGAAGCTGCTCACCAGCAATGAAATTCTCACGATGATCACGGCGCTGGGCACCGGCATCGGCCGCGCGGGCGCGACGACCTCGGGCGGCGGTGCGGACGACTTCAACGTCGCCAAGCTGCGTTACCACCGCATCATCATCATGACCGACGCCGACGTCGACGGCGCCCACATCCGCACGCTGCTGCTCACCTTCTTCTACCGGCAGATGCCGGAGCTGGTCGAGCGCGGCCACATCTACATCGCGCAGCCGCCGCTCTACAAGGTGAAGGTCGGCAAGGAAGAGCAGTACCTGAAGGACGGCCCCGCGCTCGATGCCTTCCTGCTCAAGGTGGCGCTGAAGGACGCGCGCATCGAGACCGGCGGCGCCGGCTCCACCACACTCTCGGGCGACACCCTGGGCGAACTGGCGCGCAAGCACCAGGTGGCCGAGGCCGTGATTGCGCGCCTGCGCAACTTCATGGACGCCGAGGCCCTGCGCGCCATCGCCGACGGCGTGGCGCTCGACCTGGACACCACGCCCGCCGCCGAAGCCTCGGCCGTGGCGCTGCAGGCCAAGCTGCGCGAGCTCAACACGACGGGCATCCCGGCCGAGGTGAGCAGCGAATTCGACGCCCGCACCGACAAGCCGCTCTTGCGCATCAGCCGCCGCCACCACGGCAACATCAAGAGCAGCGTGCTCACGCAGGACTTCGTGCACGGCGCCGACTACGCGGCGCTGGCCGAAGCGGCCAACACCTTCCGCGGCCTCCTGAGCACCGAAGGCGCGCTGGTCAAGCGCGGTGAGGGCGAGCGCGCCAAGGAAGAAAAGGTCGACGACTTCCGCCAGGCCATGAAGTGGCTGATCAGCGAAGCCGAACGCGCCACCTCGCGCCAGCGCTACAAGGGCCTGGGCGAGATGAACCCCGAGCAGCTGTGGGAAACCACCATGGACCCGACCGTGCGCCGCCTCTTGCGCGTGCAGATCGACGACGCGATCGAAGCGGATCGCGTGTTCACGATGCTGATGGGGGACGAGGTGGAGCCGCGGCGGGAGTTCATTGAGCAGAACGCGCTGCGGGCGGCGAATATCGACGTTTGAAGTTGCAGGTGTCGGTCTTCGCGCCGGCCTTCGGCAGCAGCATCTGTACGTTGGCCTGCAGGGACAATTGGCACTTCATCTGAAAGTGCCTGCGCCCATGCCGTCTACGCCGTACCTGCTCCTTTCCCTCGCGGATCATCGGTCGACGTCGCTGGAATCCGGGCAGCACGGTGGATCGCAAGACAGCTACCTGCGCTGTCTCAACATCGCCGGCCGGTGGGCCGTCCATGGCACGACCCATTCACCGCTTCTCGTGTGGCATCCGGCACAGGCCGGCGAAGCGCATGCGGCCGCCGAGCGATCCACCAGGATTCGCCACCGCCGCGTCGAAGTGGTGACGCGCAGCGATTCCACATGGGAAGAGGGTCGCGAGATCCAGGTGTTCACCGATGCACTCGAACCGGCGCTTCTTGGGCATATCGCCCCCAGCGAAGCCAGGGCTCGCCGATTGCGCACCGAAACCGAAAAGCTGGAGGCGTTCTGCCTGGTCGTTCGCCGGGCCTCGACCGCAACGAACCATGAGGCATTTGTCGAGGTCAGTCGCGCGGCGGCAAAGGCACTGCAAGCCAGGTTCGGCGGCGGATCGATCACCTCGGCCTCTGCCTGGCTCGCGGGGCACAAGGGGCAGGAAGCGCTGCAGAGTGTCCTGGCCGGCGAAGTCGAATTGACCGGATCGCTCTCGATACGGCAGATCGTCGAGACGGCCGGGCTGGCGCGAGAGGCCGAGCGTCTGCGCGAGGAAGCGGAGAATCCGCGCGATCGCCAATGACCGCCCTTTGGCCCGCCCGCCTGGTGTTCGCCTTGGCCGCGATGATGGCCGGGGCCGCATGCCCCGCGATGACGCAATGCCCACCGGAGGCCCGGTGCGAGGTGCCGATCGAATACGCCACCATGATGTACACCATGTTGGTTTCTTTCTCGAACGCATGCGCGAAGTCCGACCCATCCAACGCTGAACGCTATTCGGCCGCACTTTCGGCGATGTTCCGGAACGATGAGGAGACCATCGCTCGCGTGAAGGCAGACGCCAGGTTCGCGGACATCTTGCGCAAAACCGAGGTGTCCGTGGCGAAGATGACGCCGGAGGAACTCCATCGGGAGTGCGTCAGCCTTCTCAAGGGTTCCGATCAGCCAGCCCGGTAAAGGGCAGGCCTCTGCGGCCCGCCGATCGGGTGAGCCTCGAGGCCGGGAATGCAGCAGGCGAGACGCACCGACGCGCACCACAGGAGGCCGGACTTCGAGGTGCAGGCCATGCACCCGCGTGGCTCAGCCCCCAAAAACGTTGCGTCTCAGGGTTTCCGTGAAGTCGGCGTCCGAAACCGGCCGCGACGCCCGTCACACAGCCGTCATCAGCTATTAAAACAATAGCGTTCAACTCTGTTTCGAGGATCGTTCCTCGTAAACGCTATATCTAGCCCGACTCTTGCTAAGCAAAATCCTCGACGGATTTCACGTCATGCAAGATCGAGGACAACAAGCAATGAACCCTATGCGTCTCCGGCGGCCCCTGGCCGCTTTGGTACTGGGCGGTACAGCGGCATTCCTCGGCGCCGTTTTGCCGGCCCACGCTTTCTCGAACCCGCCCATCCAGGTGGCGCAGGGCATCGAGTACATGTGCGGCGGCGCAGCCAAGGGCGAGGCCGACTTCATGGAAATGGTGGCGCCGCGCTGGGCCGCGACGATCGAGCTGGGCGTGAGCGACGGCAAGGGCGCGCAGCTTCTCGGCTTCCCGGCCAAGGCCTCGGTCCAGATCCGCCAGAAATACACCGGCCAGGCGGTGATGGACGTGGAGACGCAGGCGCCCTACATGCTCGCGCGCCTCAACCCGGGTGCCTACGACGTGAACGTCACGCTGGGCGGGCTCACGCTCACGCAGTCGCTGATCGTGATTGCCGGTTCGCCGGCGCGCGCGTCGTTCCTCTGGCCGTCGAACTTCGACATGGCCTCGGTCACGCCGCCGATGCCGCAGACGCAGGCGCTGGCGCAGACCTCCGCGGCCCGCTGAGCGAGCCTCGCATCACGGCCGCATTCGCGGCCAGTGGTCAGCCTTTTCTAAGTCGAGCGCCGCACATTGGCGGCGTGGCTTTCGCCATCACGACCTGGAAAGGATTCAAGACCATGACCTCCCGTTTTTCTTCTTCCTCGAGCACGCGGCCGCTGGCGGCCTTCATGTTGTGCGGCGCCGTGCTGCTGGGGGCGCTGTCGTCGGCGCACGCGACGGTGAATCCGCCGATCTACATGGCGCACGGCGTCGAATACATGAGCGGCGGCATCGGCAGCGATGAAGCGCAATTGATGGAGACGGTGTCGCCGCGCTGGCCCGCCACCTTCGAATTCGCGGTCAAGGACCACAAGGGCAGCGCCGACTTCGCCGCCGGCGTGCACGTCACGGTGCGCGACGGCAGCGGCACCGCGCTGCTCGACAACGTGGTGTCGGGCGGCCCGTTCATGGTGGCGCGGCTGGAACCGGGCACCTACGAAGTCGAGGCGCGCATCGGCAGCCAGACGCTCAAGCAGTCGGTGACGGTGCCGCACGGCGCATCGGCCAAGGCCATCTTCGAATGGCCGGCGGGCACCGACATGGCCTCGGCGGGCACGCGCACGGTGCAGTGACGCGGCGCCGCCGGTGGTCGGCGCCGCTCGCAGCGACCGCGAACTTCTGACGTTCGTCAAGCCACGGCGCCCGCTATCCGGGCGTCGTGCGCTATAGAAAAAATAGCGAATGTGGCACCCTCGGGTGCCTTGAATGCACGGCATGCGCCTTGCAGGTGGTGTATCCCGGGCAGTGCCCGAACCCATTGCCCCGATGCCGATCCGCCCCCTGAGCGCCCTCACCGCGCTGCTGCACATCTACATAGCGCTGCGCCTCGTGCCGGCGCTGGCCATGCTCACGCCCGTGTGGCCGCTGGCGCTGGTGTTGCTGGTGGTGTCGGCGCTCACGATCCCGCTGCCTTTTGTCTCGCGCCGCATCTCGGCGAACGCCTCGGTGGGCGAGGTGCTCAAGTGGGTCGGGCTGATCAGCATGGGCTGGTTCTCGTCGATGTTCGTGCTGACGCTGGTGCGCGACGCCGGCCTGCTGCTCACCTGGCTGGCGGGCGCGCTGGGCTTTGTGCAGGTGCGCTGGAATGCGCTCTTGCCGTGGAGCGCGCTGGCGGTGCTGGCAATGGCCACGGGTACATCGCTTGTCGGCTTCATCAACGCGCGCCGCACGGCGAGCGTGAAGCGCGTCGAGGTGCCGATCCGCGGGCTGCCGTCGGCGCTCGAGGGCTTCACGATCGCGCAGCTCAGCGACATCCACGTCGGGCCGACGATCCGCAGCGCCTACATCCAGCGCATCGTCGACGCGGTGAACCGGCTCGGCGCCGACGCGATCGCGATCACCGGCGACCTCGTGGACGGCACGGTGCCCGAACTGCGCGAACACATCGCGCCGCTGGCGGGGCTGCGCGCGCGCCACGGCACCTTCGTGGTCACGGGCAACCACGAGTACTACGCGGGCGCGCATGCGTGGATCGACGAGCTGCGCCGGCTCGGGCTGAAGGTGCTGCTCAACGAGCATGTGGTGCTGCAGACGCGCAATGTGCGCGGCGCGCAGACCGATGAAGAACTGTTCGAAAGCGCATTGGTGCTGGCCGGCGTGACCGACTTCACCGCCGGGCACTTCGACGCGGCGCATGCGAGCGATCCGCACCTGGCGCTGTTCGATGCGCCGCCGCTGGTGCACACGCGCGTGCTGCTGGCGCACCAGCCGCGCAGCGCGACGGTGGCGGCCGCGGCGGGCTACCAGCTGCAGCTGTCGGGCCACACGCATGGCGGCCAGTTCTTTCCGTGGAACCTGTTCGTGCCGATGCAGCAGCCCTTCACGGCGGGCCTGCACCGGCTGCACGACATGTGGATCTATGTGAGCCGGGGCACCGGCTACTGGGGCCCGCCGAAGCGCTTTGGCGCGCCTTCGGAAATCACGCTGCTGACGCTGGTGCCCGCGCGGCCCTGAAGGCGCCGCGCTTCTCTCCCGTCAGGATTGCAGCTGGGCCAGCCGCCGCGCGTTCGACGTGGCCGCGGCGTGGATGGGCTTGAGCCCTTCGCGGGCGATGCGGGCGGCAATGCCGGAGAGCTGGCTGGCCGTGCTCGCCGTGCGGGTCGCGGTCTGCACGAAGGCATCGCTGCGCGCGGCCGCCTGCGCGGGGGTGACGCTGCCGGCCATCGAGAAGAAGGCCGTCGTACCCTGAAGCCATTGCTGCAGCGCTTTGTTGGCCAGCGAGAAATGGCTGCTGTGCCACTGCTTGACCATCGCCATGCCCGATTCGCTGGCCGCGGCGAGCTTCTCGTGCCCCATGAGCTGGAACTCCGCGAGGTCGGCCGCGCTGGGCGTGAGCCCGGCCCTGGCGATGCGCTCGGTCCGCATGCGGATCACCGAGCCGGAGGACAGCAGCATCTCGTTGGTCTTGAGGGCCAGGTCGAGCCACTGCATGAGCGGATTGGCCAGACGGGCGGTGGTACTGAGAGATGACATATGGGGCCGATGCGTGGGGGGAGGAGAACCCACTATAGGCCTCGACCGTTTCGATTGCTGCAGCGCAGCAATACCAATCTGCATTCTTGTTGAACAAGTCCTACCTTTGGATGTGGAAATTACGTGCTGCGCCCGCGCCGGACGCTGGAGAAAGTAAATATTTGGACTTTCTCTCATCATCCGCATCGAGCGCTCACAACATGAAAAAAAGTTCTTGCACGCCCCTGCGTGCCGCCGTGTTCGCAAGCCTTCTCGGCTTGCTCGGCACGGCGGCCCATGCTTCTGGCGACGACACCCGCGGCATCTACATCGACGGCGGTCACGCACGGCACGGGGAAAAGGGCGACACCAACTCGGTCAGCGTCGGCATGACGGTGCCGTGGTCGTTCAGCGAAAGGCCACAAGGCAGCCCGTTCTCCTCGTACCTCGACTTCTACATAAGCAACTGGCATGCGCGCCCCCTCGACGACGGCCCGCGCAATTTCGTCCAGATCGGCGCGATCTACACCTTGCGCTACCGCTTCGGCGACGGCGCATCGCCCTGGTTCGCCGAAGGTGGCGTCGGCGCGACCTTGATGGACCACGTCTACCGCACGCCCGATCGCAGCTTCAGCACGGCCTTCCAGTTCACCGAGGTGCTCGGCATCGGGCGCAGCTTCGGTGACAACGGGGCGCACGAGGTCTCGCTGCGGGTGCAGCATGTCTCGAACGGTGGCATCAAGAAGCCCAACCCGGGCGAGACGTTCCTGCGGCTGCGCTACACCTACCACTTCTGAAAGCTAGGCCAGACGACGACGGCGGCGCACGCGCATCTCCATGACCAGGTAGGCGCCCAGCGCAACCGCCAGCGGCAGCAGGTAGTAGAGCCCCCGGTAAGCCAGCAGCGCCCCGAGCAGCGTGGCTTCGGGCACCTGGTACGACAGCAGCGCGACGAACACCGCCTCGAGCACGCCGAGCCCCGCCGGCACATGCGTGACGACACCGGCCACCGCCGCCACCAGCAGCACCGCGAGCACATGCGGATAGCCGACCTGGCCCTGCAGCAGCAGCCAGATCACGCCGCCCATCAGCGACCAGTTGAGGCACGACATCGCCAGCTGCAGCAGCGCCATCGCGAGCCCCGGTGTCTTGAACGCATGGCCGCGCACGCGCCAGACGCGTCCGGCCGAGAAAGCGCACAACGCCAGGTAGCCTGCCGACACCGCCAGCAGCACCGCGCCGAGCA
This region of Variovorax sp. RKNM96 genomic DNA includes:
- a CDS encoding acyloxyacyl hydrolase, with product MKKSSCTPLRAAVFASLLGLLGTAAHASGDDTRGIYIDGGHARHGEKGDTNSVSVGMTVPWSFSERPQGSPFSSYLDFYISNWHARPLDDGPRNFVQIGAIYTLRYRFGDGASPWFAEGGVGATLMDHVYRTPDRSFSTAFQFTEVLGIGRSFGDNGAHEVSLRVQHVSNGGIKKPNPGETFLRLRYTYHF
- a CDS encoding metallophosphoesterase, which produces MHGMRLAGGVSRAVPEPIAPMPIRPLSALTALLHIYIALRLVPALAMLTPVWPLALVLLVVSALTIPLPFVSRRISANASVGEVLKWVGLISMGWFSSMFVLTLVRDAGLLLTWLAGALGFVQVRWNALLPWSALAVLAMATGTSLVGFINARRTASVKRVEVPIRGLPSALEGFTIAQLSDIHVGPTIRSAYIQRIVDAVNRLGADAIAITGDLVDGTVPELREHIAPLAGLRARHGTFVVTGNHEYYAGAHAWIDELRRLGLKVLLNEHVVLQTRNVRGAQTDEELFESALVLAGVTDFTAGHFDAAHASDPHLALFDAPPLVHTRVLLAHQPRSATVAAAAGYQLQLSGHTHGGQFFPWNLFVPMQQPFTAGLHRLHDMWIYVSRGTGYWGPPKRFGAPSEITLLTLVPARP
- the gyrB gene encoding DNA topoisomerase (ATP-hydrolyzing) subunit B, which produces MSAEENKPEVPHTEPVYTPEVQVVAPEVILADTSYGEGAITILEGLEAVRKRPGMYIGDTSDGTGLHHLVFEVVDNSIDEALAGHCDDIVVTIHSDNSISVTDNGRGIPTGVKMDDKHEPKRSAAEIALTELHAGGKFNQNSYKVSGGLHGVGVSCVNALSVKLRLIVRREGKIHELEFSRGFVQNRLLETVNGFEVSPMKIIGDTDKRGTEVHFLPDTEIFKENNDFHYEILSKRLRELSFLNNGVRIRLLDERTGKEDDFSGAGGVRGFVEFINKGKTVLHPNSFYAAGEKPADTYGGIPGTHIGVEVAMQWNSGYNEQVLCFTNNIPQRDGGTHLTGLRAAMTRVINKYIEENEFAKKAKVEVTGDDMREGLCCVLSVKVPEPKFSSQTKDKLVSSEVRAPVEDIVGRLLTDYLQERPNDAKIICGKIVEAARAREAARKAREMTRRKGVLDGMGLPGKLADCQEKDPALCEVYLVEGDSAGGSAKQGRDRKFQAILPLRGKILNVEKARYEKLLTSNEILTMITALGTGIGRAGATTSGGGADDFNVAKLRYHRIIIMTDADVDGAHIRTLLLTFFYRQMPELVERGHIYIAQPPLYKVKVGKEEQYLKDGPALDAFLLKVALKDARIETGGAGSTTLSGDTLGELARKHQVAEAVIARLRNFMDAEALRAIADGVALDLDTTPAAEASAVALQAKLRELNTTGIPAEVSSEFDARTDKPLLRISRRHHGNIKSSVLTQDFVHGADYAALAEAANTFRGLLSTEGALVKRGEGERAKEEKVDDFRQAMKWLISEAERATSRQRYKGLGEMNPEQLWETTMDPTVRRLLRVQIDDAIEADRVFTMLMGDEVEPRREFIEQNALRAANIDV
- a CDS encoding polyhydroxyalkanoate granule-associated phasin; amino-acid sequence: MSSLSTTARLANPLMQWLDLALKTNEMLLSSGSVIRMRTERIARAGLTPSAADLAEFQLMGHEKLAAASESGMAMVKQWHSSHFSLANKALQQWLQGTTAFFSMAGSVTPAQAAARSDAFVQTATRTASTASQLSGIAARIAREGLKPIHAAATSNARRLAQLQS